A single Hylaeus volcanicus isolate JK05 unplaced genomic scaffold, UHH_iyHylVolc1.0_haploid 12221, whole genome shotgun sequence DNA region contains:
- the LOC128883259 gene encoding crooked neck-like protein 1, which translates to MSVINLSGGGGKLAVKNKTPNPIQVTAEQLLREAVERQQKEVKAPRQRVMDEDELEDYRVRKRKEYEDALRRQRHNLGIWIRYAEWEGAQRDFRRARSVYERALVVDFSNIGLWSKYIEMETKNKFVNSARNLYDRVTQLLPRVDHFWIKYTYMEELLGNYAGARAIFERWMQWEPEEKAWLLYVRFEERCEEVDRARCVFERLLGCRPCQSTFLKYSKFEEKHYNIIKARASFEKAIEILPEEYLDENFFIKFAQFEERQKEFERVKSVFEQALLRFPKEKCKELEMKYVAFQKQRGDRETLEAVVIQKRRIYYEEKLRKSSKDYDTWFDLIRLEELYPDIDRLRDTYERAVAQLPPVLQKKYWKRYIYLWLNYAFFEEMIAKNVERTRNIYDKVIEILPHKQFSFCKIWIHYADFEIRQLQLDRVRKIYGRALGEYGKDKIFLAYAALELSLGNIDRCRTIHAKFIEKHPTSTKAWISFIDFEINLEEYARGKALCEIAIDLNTVTLPEMIWKKYIDIEAQQGEHQRVRDLYERLLKISQHFKVFKAYSTFEFSVCHNIVRAREILSRGMQHCKETKKNEERKFLIDHLISLEKQHGDSIELQKAISMKPKAIRIRKTIKEDNGLIQGYEEAIEYLFKDDVSQSANLEILEKAKAWKKQQQQQEIISSSA; encoded by the exons ATGTCAGTTATAAATTTAA GCGGTGGCGGCGGAAAGCTAGCG gtgaaaaacaaaacaccGAATCCTATCCAAGTCACTGCTGAACAACTTTTACGGGAAGCTGTTGAGCGACAGCAGAAAGAAGTCAAAGCTCCCAGACAGCGTGTTATGGATGAAGATGAATTAGAGGATTATCG AGTgcgtaaaagaaaagaatatgaaGATGCCTTACGGCGTCAACGTCACAATTTAGGGATTTGGATTCGTTATGCAGAGTGGGAAGGTGCGCAACGTGATTTTCGACG CGCTCGGTCTGTTTATGAAAGAGCACTCGTAGTGGATTTTAGTAATATAGGTTTATGGTCAAAGTATATAGAAATGGaaaccaaaaataaatttgttaattcg gcaCGTAATCTTTATGATCGTGTAACACAACTTCTTCCTCGAGTAGACCATTTTTGgattaaatatacttatatGGAAGAATTGCTAGGTAATTATGCGGGTGCTCGAGCGATATTCGAGCGATGGATGCAATGGGAACCTGAAGAAAAAGCATGGCTATTATATGTTCGATTTGAAGAGCGTTGTGAGGAAGTTGATCGAGCACGTTGTGTGTTTGAGCGTTTATTAGGTTGTCGTCCATGTCAAAGtacttttttgaaatatagTAAATTTGAGGAGAAACATTATAACATCATAAAAGCACGAGCAAGTTTTGAAAAAGCG attgaaattttaccAGAAGAGtatttagatgaaaattttttcataaagttTGCTCAATTTGAAGAACGTCAGAAGGAATTCGAGAG agtGAAAAGTGTGTTTGAACAAGCTTTATTACGTTTTCCTAAGGAAAAATGTAAGGaacttgaaatgaaatatgttgCTTTCCAAAAGCAAAGAGGAGATAGAGAAACCCTAGAAGCAGTTGTTATTCAAAAACGTCGTATTTATTATGAAGAG AAACTTCGCAAATCCTCTAAAGATTATGATACATGGTTTGATTTAATCCGTTTAGAAGAATTGTACCCAGATATTGATCGTCTTCGAGACACATATGAACGTGCGGTCGCTCAATTGCCGCCTGTtttgcagaaaaaatattggaaacgCTACATTTATTTATGGTTGAATTATGCTTTTTTTGAAGAAATGATTGCTAAAAATGTTGAACGCACTCGTAATATTTATGACAAAGTGATCGAAATTCTTCCTCACAAACAGTTtagtttttgtaaaatttggaTCCATTATGCGGATTTTGAG ATAAGGCAATTACAACTTGATcgtgtaagaaaaatatacggCCGAGCTTTAGGAGAATATGGCaaagataaaatttttttagccTATGCAGCGTTAGAGTTAAGCCTAGGAAACATTGACCGTTGTCGTACTATTCatgcaaaatttattgaaaaacatCCAACCTCAACAAAAGCTTGGATATCGTTTATTGATTTCGAGATCAATTTAGAAGAATACGCAAGAGGCAAGGCTCTTTGTGAAATCGCAATTGATTTAAATACGGTGACGTTACCTGAAATG atatggaagaaatatattgatattgaGGCCCAGCAAGGGGAACATCAACGAGTGCGAGATTTATATGAACgcttattaaaaataagtcaGCATTTCAAG gTTTTCAAGGCTTACAGTACCTTTGAGTTTTCAGTTTGTCATAATATAGTACGTGCACGTGAAATCTTAAGCCGAG GTATGCAACATtgtaaagaaacaaagaaaaatgaagaaaggaAATTCTTGATCGAT catttaatttctttggagaaACAACATGGTGATTCTATTGAACTTCAAAAGGCTATTTCCATGAAGCCCAAGGCTATACGTATAAGGAAAACAATTAAAGAGGATAATGG attaatTCAAGGTTATGAAGAAGCTATAGAGTACCTATTCAAAGATGATGTTTCTCAATCAGCg aATCTGGAGATTCTTGAAAAAGCTAAGGCATggaaaaaacaacaacaacaacaagagATTATTTCAAGTTCTGCGTAA
- the LOC128883154 gene encoding uncharacterized protein LOC128883154 isoform X1, producing MKKMLELSDSQFSNQFKSHSKNQLKKYFETTTSGEECNAKNSDAIFENHECETSQSKKLFDAFFLLPENNQNAQQKHTKCLPFSKKCDSLEQASNNLFPSDNLFHNNKTDELDDHSREMQLQRGENSPLFSCHGGDTNNSLQSSVSDSRSMLPSQSPLIPCFMVIQKLYFTGVPELLLLRDIMYPLQGIDGTYIKYHSGSNSFLVRQNIVVSTPVRVLVSRCCKIGCYYRCIRHHLEPTDSFKDIACVKNLSSSNLTSSQHIIQPPLTSLLHQSLQQFVHKHLSIYYKMLAYIENEIVRAGNQPYGETSQTFSLRKLLLYLQKPTEKIALLASIIQATQYIKGGPLLSVVFDNSNNGDTEKKALMNNMLEELQNPWLDMVYQWVTNGVLMDPCDEFFIKIHLNGASVSHPTSIDEMKEPCTPCDASLTLDPLFYWKYGHNVRLHLLPVYVSNELTFKIVYAGKAVALAKCFMFLESTFQKTTNVFDSSSRIIDIQKQVLCRDDTVSKHCEEPLFQVPLADISNTDICRTDHDKHSLMLQHLAGKQLDSTSIVRHTLGSLSDFSELRYTKSLSKQQTTPLESTFQSFLDMEKMVHRLYFHNSNVIVNLLLYRYHLLQHCEAIRCFLFLSQGDLIYELLTLFHGSFTGSSSPYNSTPHNLSRHLVNSTASFKGCSLAEPAQHLTLHDLRCCLDVAIASSNAQHLTQEVLDRFEVTKLRNTRLHYNPSGWEVVTFNYIVCQNPVSLILDEKSMQRYRQIHSMLWRTQRVAYSLNLLWQNHIRTCRRGILSSLPFFEKREKASSEPVNEFYLDVHWALSKCESLYAETSHFMRNIQSFFIDGVIEPSWKQFVQNLYQLVTQAEQSPCSRMSQVDLMIECHQNYLNDMLTGLFLSDVQGVNVESNNESASSTMNSHAFTTLDLLRHSCSTYEMDEEFSVLKEPSFPNATLELILKLENSILTFINLSNDIFLSLYNYKPPRIDATKLNSLEHISQKFRGFLIDFLKRINSYSRLTAQEHFICRGNSTVHQDALRELLYRLDFNNYYGSDWELYRHPVVRPVSKDSHLLLPLNGQTISESVKPSIDKTLYPLHISLRGDLHQEPFHEDNSIVTANLTKSLHDSNNFSMNTSTSTPFNNDTKPSCSVQSAFLKKKCDKNKKTMCNEQQNVRSRRKNNAEFTTHLKSFPYTNSKTYDLNLTKAAPWKRSKDIDENKTNSLEYSSFIDSDDAATKEINYAEKVYTVSDNAEPLETSIGSDYEHFNKHLHQFKDTTPASQESHTDDISQLYEHFESSHESQHEENKLCSGDENISSFSSQSYSCHSMDKDTETSHTECHRKLGSINQKTFNRLMRMDHDDVDLIKYHTIHKDGNSYSSEDTNELWMYLPEDHYEETVYSNSHSPYSHNKKIISPKNAPTRRSLKSHNHSFFGKGSRNRIQD from the exons atgaagaaaatgttagaatTATCGGATTCTCAATTTAGCAATCAATTCAAAAGTCACTCCAAGAatcagttaaaaaaatatttcgaaacgacAACGAGTGGAGAAGAATGTAACGCTAAAAACTCTGATGCGATTTTTGAGAATCACGAATGTGAAACAAGTCAATCTAAAAAGCTTTTTGATGCGTTTTTTTTATTGCCCGAGAATAATCAAAACGCTCAACAGAAGCATACAAAATGTCTccctttttctaaaaaatgtgACAGTCTGG AACAAGCTTCAAACAACTTATTTCCCTCTGATAATCTGTTCCACAATAATAAAACTGACGAACTGGATGATCATTCGAGGGAAATGCAACTTCAACGAGGCGAGAATTCTCCTTTATTTTCTTGTCACGG AGGTGATACTAACAATTCGCTTCAATCGTCAGTTTCAGACTCTCGATCAATGCTTCCGTCCCAATCCCCGCTCATTCCGTGCTTCATGGTGATTCAAAAATTAT ATTTTACAGGTGTTCCCGAATTGCTTTTACTACGTGACATTATGTATCCGTTACAGGGAATAGATGGAACTTACATCAAATATCATTCTGGGTCCAATTCATTTCTTGTGCGGCAAAAT attgtTGTTAGTACTCCTGTTCGAGTTCTTGTGTCTCGGTGTTGTAAAATAGGTTGCTACTACCGTTGTATACGACATCATTTAGAGCCTACCGATTCCTTTAAAGATATAGcat GTGTCAAAAATTTAAGTAGCTCGAATTTGACGTCATCACAACATATAATTCAGCCACCCCTTACATCTCTTCTTCATCAATCCTTGCAGCAATTCGTTCATAAACATCTGtccatttattataaaatgctaGCGtacattgaaaatgaaatcgtcCGAGCTGGAAATCAACCATATGG agagaCTAGTCAAACGTTTTCCCTTCGAAAACTCCTGTTATACTTACAAAAGCCAACGGAAAAGATCGCTTTGTTAGCGTCTATC ATTCAAGCCACCCAATATATTAAAGGAGGTCCCCTTCTCTCAGTCGTTTTTG ACAATTCTAATAATGGTGATACTGAGAAAAAGGCACTCATGAATAATATG ttagaagagttacaaaaTCCTTGGTTGGATATGGTTTATCAATGGGTTACAAATGGTGTTTTAATGGATCCATGTGATGAGTTCTTtataaaaatccatttaaatgGAGCGTCGGTTTCACATCCTACTTCTATAGACGAAATGAAAGAGCCTTGTACACCATGTGATGCGTCATTGACACTCGACCCccttttttactggaaatacGG GCACAACGTTCGGCTACACCTTTTGCCCGTCTATGTATCCAATGAGTTGACATTTAAGATTGTGTATGCAGGAAAGGCTGTAGCGCTTGCCAAGTGTTTCATGTTTCTAGAatcaacttttcaaaaaactaCTAATGTTTTTGATTCGTCTTCAAGAATTATTGATATTCAAAAACAAGTCTTATGTCGTGACGATACTGTGTCGAAACACTGTGAAGAGCCCTTATTTCAAGTGCCGCTCGCAGATATTTCCAATACTGACATTTGTAGAACGGATCATGATAAACATTCCCTTATGCTACAACATTTGGCTGGCAAACAACTGGATTCCACCAGCATAGTGCGTCATACTTTAGGGTCTTTGTCTGATTTTAGTGAACTACGGTATACAAAGAGTCTAAG TAAGCAGCAGACAACTCCTCTTGAATCAACATTTCAAAGTTTTTTGGATATGGAAAAAATGGTTCACCGGctgtattttcataattcaaaCGT TATTGTGAATCTGTTATTATACCGCTATCATTTACTTCAACACTGTGAAGCAATACGGTG ctttctatttttatcacaAGGGGATTTGATTTACGAACTTTTAACACTCTTTCATGGAAGTTTCACAGGAAGTTCGTCTCCTTATAATAGCACTCCACATAATCTTTCAAGACACTTAGTGAATTCTACAGCTTCCTTCAAAGGATGTTCTTTGGCTGAACCAGCACAGCATCTCACACTGCACGATTTACGTTGCTGCCTTGATGTTGCTATCGCCTCTT CTAACGCTCAACACCTCACTCAAGAAGTTCTAGACCGATTTGAAGTCACGAAACTCAGAAATACACGTTTACACTATAACCCATCAGG TTGGGAGGttgtaacttttaattatattgtatgtCAAAATCCCGTTTCCTTAATTCTTGATGAGAAATCTATGCAACGCTACAGGCAAATTCATAGCATGCTGTGGAG AACACAGCGAGTGGCGTATTCTCTAAATCTCTTATGGCAAAATCACATACGGACATGTCGCCGGGGTATACTGAGTTCTTTacctttttttgaaaaacgcGAAAAAGCATCTTCTGAGCCAgtcaatgaattttatttagatgtACACTGGGCCTTGTCGAAA TGTGAAAGCCTTTATGCTGAAACAAGTCACTTTATGCGAAATATCCAATCGTTCTTTATTGATGGAGTTATTGAGCCCAGCTGGAAACAATTTGTTCAAAATCTTTATCAGCTTGTGACGCAAG CAGAACAAAGTCCGTGTTCCCGTATGTCCCAGGTTGATCTAATGATTGAATGCCACCAAAACTATTTAAACGATATGCTg ACGGGGTTGTTTCTTTCGGATGTTCAAGGAGTCAATGTTGAGTCGAATAATGAGAGTGCCTCGTCCACAATGAACTCGCATGCATTCACTACTTTGGATCTACTGCGTCATTCATGCTCTACCTATGAAATGGATGAAGAATTTTCCGTTTTGAAAGAACCATCATTCCCCAACGCAACGTTGGAACTTATATTGAAgcttgaaaattctattttaacatttatcaatttatcg AATGACATTTTTCTTAGtctgtataattataaacCCCCACGTATTGATGCTACGAAACTTAACAGCCTGGAAcatatttctcaaaagtttagGGGGTTTCTTATTGACTTTCTTAAACGTATTAATTCGTATTCAAGGCTTACGGCACAAG AGCATTTTATATGTCGAGGAAACTCAACTGTACACCAGGATGCTTTACG AGAATTACTGTATCGACTTgactttaataattattatggtTCCGACTGGGAGCTTTACCGCCATCCCGTGGTTCGTCCTGTTTCCAAAGACTCGCACCTACTTTTACCTTTAAACGGTCAAACAATTTCTGAAAGCGTCAAACCATCCATTGACAAAACATTGTATCCCCTTCACATTTCCTTAAGAGGCGATTTACATCAAGAGCCTTTTCATGAAGACAATTCGATTGTCACAGCTAATCTTACTAAGTCATTACATGACAGTAACAATTTTTCCATGAACACGTCGACAAGTACACCTTTTAATAATGACACAAAACCTTCTTGTAGTGTTCAAAGTGcatttctaaaaaagaaatgtgacaaaaataaaaagaccATGTGTAATGAACAACAAAATGTTAGGTCCCGCAGAAAAAATAATGCAGAGTTCACGACTCATCTGAAGAGTTTTCCGTACACTAACAGTAAGACATATGATCTGAATCTCACGAAAGCAGCCCCTTGGAAACGGTCAAAAGAcattgatgaaaataaaacgaattctTTAGAATACAGTTCGTTTATAGATTCGGACGATGCCgcaacaaaagaaataaattacgcgGAAAAAGTCTATACAGTTTCAGATAATGCTGAGCCGTTGGAAACATCGATTGGATCAGACTatgaacattttaataaacatctTCATCAGTTTAAGGATACAACACCAGCCTCTCAAGAAAGTCATACCGATGATATTTCTCAATTATATGAACATTTCGAGTCTAGTCACGAATCTCAACATGAAGAGAACAAATTGTGCAGTGGTGACGAGAACATTAGTAGCTTTTCATCACAAAGTTACTCATGCCACTCTATGGATAAAGACACTGAAACCTCTCATACTGAGTGTCATAGGAAGCTAGGGTCGATTAatcaaaaaacatttaatcgtTTAATGCGGATGGATCATGACGACGTGGACCTGATTAAGTATCATACCATCCACAAGGATGGAAATTCGTATTCAAGTGAAGACACCAATGAATTATGGATGTATTTACCAGAAGATCATTATGAAGAGACAGTGTATTCAAATTCTCATTCGCCCTATTctcacaataaaaaaataatttccccCAAAAATGCTCCTACAAGACGTAGTTTGAAATCTCATAATCATAGTTTTTTTGGCAAAGGTTCAAGGAACCGTATACAAGATTAA
- the LOC128883154 gene encoding uncharacterized protein LOC128883154 isoform X2, protein MKKMLELSDSQFSNQFKSHSKNQLKKYFETTTSGEECNAKNSDAIFENHECETSQSKKLFDAFFLLPENNQNAQQKHTKCLPFSKKCDSLEQASNNLFPSDNLFHNNKTDELDDHSREMQLQRGENSPLFSCHGGDTNNSLQSSVSDSRSMLPSQSPLIPCFMVIQKLYFTGVPELLLLRDIMYPLQGIDGTYIKYHSGSNSFLVRQNIVVSTPVRVLVSRCCKIGCYYRCIRHHLEPTDSFKDIACVKNLSSSNLTSSQHIIQPPLTSLLHQSLQQFVHKHLSIYYKMLAYIENEIVRAGNQPYGQTFSLRKLLLYLQKPTEKIALLASIIQATQYIKGGPLLSVVFDNSNNGDTEKKALMNNMLEELQNPWLDMVYQWVTNGVLMDPCDEFFIKIHLNGASVSHPTSIDEMKEPCTPCDASLTLDPLFYWKYGHNVRLHLLPVYVSNELTFKIVYAGKAVALAKCFMFLESTFQKTTNVFDSSSRIIDIQKQVLCRDDTVSKHCEEPLFQVPLADISNTDICRTDHDKHSLMLQHLAGKQLDSTSIVRHTLGSLSDFSELRYTKSLSKQQTTPLESTFQSFLDMEKMVHRLYFHNSNVIVNLLLYRYHLLQHCEAIRCFLFLSQGDLIYELLTLFHGSFTGSSSPYNSTPHNLSRHLVNSTASFKGCSLAEPAQHLTLHDLRCCLDVAIASSNAQHLTQEVLDRFEVTKLRNTRLHYNPSGWEVVTFNYIVCQNPVSLILDEKSMQRYRQIHSMLWRTQRVAYSLNLLWQNHIRTCRRGILSSLPFFEKREKASSEPVNEFYLDVHWALSKCESLYAETSHFMRNIQSFFIDGVIEPSWKQFVQNLYQLVTQAEQSPCSRMSQVDLMIECHQNYLNDMLTGLFLSDVQGVNVESNNESASSTMNSHAFTTLDLLRHSCSTYEMDEEFSVLKEPSFPNATLELILKLENSILTFINLSNDIFLSLYNYKPPRIDATKLNSLEHISQKFRGFLIDFLKRINSYSRLTAQEHFICRGNSTVHQDALRELLYRLDFNNYYGSDWELYRHPVVRPVSKDSHLLLPLNGQTISESVKPSIDKTLYPLHISLRGDLHQEPFHEDNSIVTANLTKSLHDSNNFSMNTSTSTPFNNDTKPSCSVQSAFLKKKCDKNKKTMCNEQQNVRSRRKNNAEFTTHLKSFPYTNSKTYDLNLTKAAPWKRSKDIDENKTNSLEYSSFIDSDDAATKEINYAEKVYTVSDNAEPLETSIGSDYEHFNKHLHQFKDTTPASQESHTDDISQLYEHFESSHESQHEENKLCSGDENISSFSSQSYSCHSMDKDTETSHTECHRKLGSINQKTFNRLMRMDHDDVDLIKYHTIHKDGNSYSSEDTNELWMYLPEDHYEETVYSNSHSPYSHNKKIISPKNAPTRRSLKSHNHSFFGKGSRNRIQD, encoded by the exons atgaagaaaatgttagaatTATCGGATTCTCAATTTAGCAATCAATTCAAAAGTCACTCCAAGAatcagttaaaaaaatatttcgaaacgacAACGAGTGGAGAAGAATGTAACGCTAAAAACTCTGATGCGATTTTTGAGAATCACGAATGTGAAACAAGTCAATCTAAAAAGCTTTTTGATGCGTTTTTTTTATTGCCCGAGAATAATCAAAACGCTCAACAGAAGCATACAAAATGTCTccctttttctaaaaaatgtgACAGTCTGG AACAAGCTTCAAACAACTTATTTCCCTCTGATAATCTGTTCCACAATAATAAAACTGACGAACTGGATGATCATTCGAGGGAAATGCAACTTCAACGAGGCGAGAATTCTCCTTTATTTTCTTGTCACGG AGGTGATACTAACAATTCGCTTCAATCGTCAGTTTCAGACTCTCGATCAATGCTTCCGTCCCAATCCCCGCTCATTCCGTGCTTCATGGTGATTCAAAAATTAT ATTTTACAGGTGTTCCCGAATTGCTTTTACTACGTGACATTATGTATCCGTTACAGGGAATAGATGGAACTTACATCAAATATCATTCTGGGTCCAATTCATTTCTTGTGCGGCAAAAT attgtTGTTAGTACTCCTGTTCGAGTTCTTGTGTCTCGGTGTTGTAAAATAGGTTGCTACTACCGTTGTATACGACATCATTTAGAGCCTACCGATTCCTTTAAAGATATAGcat GTGTCAAAAATTTAAGTAGCTCGAATTTGACGTCATCACAACATATAATTCAGCCACCCCTTACATCTCTTCTTCATCAATCCTTGCAGCAATTCGTTCATAAACATCTGtccatttattataaaatgctaGCGtacattgaaaatgaaatcgtcCGAGCTGGAAATCAACCATATGG TCAAACGTTTTCCCTTCGAAAACTCCTGTTATACTTACAAAAGCCAACGGAAAAGATCGCTTTGTTAGCGTCTATC ATTCAAGCCACCCAATATATTAAAGGAGGTCCCCTTCTCTCAGTCGTTTTTG ACAATTCTAATAATGGTGATACTGAGAAAAAGGCACTCATGAATAATATG ttagaagagttacaaaaTCCTTGGTTGGATATGGTTTATCAATGGGTTACAAATGGTGTTTTAATGGATCCATGTGATGAGTTCTTtataaaaatccatttaaatgGAGCGTCGGTTTCACATCCTACTTCTATAGACGAAATGAAAGAGCCTTGTACACCATGTGATGCGTCATTGACACTCGACCCccttttttactggaaatacGG GCACAACGTTCGGCTACACCTTTTGCCCGTCTATGTATCCAATGAGTTGACATTTAAGATTGTGTATGCAGGAAAGGCTGTAGCGCTTGCCAAGTGTTTCATGTTTCTAGAatcaacttttcaaaaaactaCTAATGTTTTTGATTCGTCTTCAAGAATTATTGATATTCAAAAACAAGTCTTATGTCGTGACGATACTGTGTCGAAACACTGTGAAGAGCCCTTATTTCAAGTGCCGCTCGCAGATATTTCCAATACTGACATTTGTAGAACGGATCATGATAAACATTCCCTTATGCTACAACATTTGGCTGGCAAACAACTGGATTCCACCAGCATAGTGCGTCATACTTTAGGGTCTTTGTCTGATTTTAGTGAACTACGGTATACAAAGAGTCTAAG TAAGCAGCAGACAACTCCTCTTGAATCAACATTTCAAAGTTTTTTGGATATGGAAAAAATGGTTCACCGGctgtattttcataattcaaaCGT TATTGTGAATCTGTTATTATACCGCTATCATTTACTTCAACACTGTGAAGCAATACGGTG ctttctatttttatcacaAGGGGATTTGATTTACGAACTTTTAACACTCTTTCATGGAAGTTTCACAGGAAGTTCGTCTCCTTATAATAGCACTCCACATAATCTTTCAAGACACTTAGTGAATTCTACAGCTTCCTTCAAAGGATGTTCTTTGGCTGAACCAGCACAGCATCTCACACTGCACGATTTACGTTGCTGCCTTGATGTTGCTATCGCCTCTT CTAACGCTCAACACCTCACTCAAGAAGTTCTAGACCGATTTGAAGTCACGAAACTCAGAAATACACGTTTACACTATAACCCATCAGG TTGGGAGGttgtaacttttaattatattgtatgtCAAAATCCCGTTTCCTTAATTCTTGATGAGAAATCTATGCAACGCTACAGGCAAATTCATAGCATGCTGTGGAG AACACAGCGAGTGGCGTATTCTCTAAATCTCTTATGGCAAAATCACATACGGACATGTCGCCGGGGTATACTGAGTTCTTTacctttttttgaaaaacgcGAAAAAGCATCTTCTGAGCCAgtcaatgaattttatttagatgtACACTGGGCCTTGTCGAAA TGTGAAAGCCTTTATGCTGAAACAAGTCACTTTATGCGAAATATCCAATCGTTCTTTATTGATGGAGTTATTGAGCCCAGCTGGAAACAATTTGTTCAAAATCTTTATCAGCTTGTGACGCAAG CAGAACAAAGTCCGTGTTCCCGTATGTCCCAGGTTGATCTAATGATTGAATGCCACCAAAACTATTTAAACGATATGCTg ACGGGGTTGTTTCTTTCGGATGTTCAAGGAGTCAATGTTGAGTCGAATAATGAGAGTGCCTCGTCCACAATGAACTCGCATGCATTCACTACTTTGGATCTACTGCGTCATTCATGCTCTACCTATGAAATGGATGAAGAATTTTCCGTTTTGAAAGAACCATCATTCCCCAACGCAACGTTGGAACTTATATTGAAgcttgaaaattctattttaacatttatcaatttatcg AATGACATTTTTCTTAGtctgtataattataaacCCCCACGTATTGATGCTACGAAACTTAACAGCCTGGAAcatatttctcaaaagtttagGGGGTTTCTTATTGACTTTCTTAAACGTATTAATTCGTATTCAAGGCTTACGGCACAAG AGCATTTTATATGTCGAGGAAACTCAACTGTACACCAGGATGCTTTACG AGAATTACTGTATCGACTTgactttaataattattatggtTCCGACTGGGAGCTTTACCGCCATCCCGTGGTTCGTCCTGTTTCCAAAGACTCGCACCTACTTTTACCTTTAAACGGTCAAACAATTTCTGAAAGCGTCAAACCATCCATTGACAAAACATTGTATCCCCTTCACATTTCCTTAAGAGGCGATTTACATCAAGAGCCTTTTCATGAAGACAATTCGATTGTCACAGCTAATCTTACTAAGTCATTACATGACAGTAACAATTTTTCCATGAACACGTCGACAAGTACACCTTTTAATAATGACACAAAACCTTCTTGTAGTGTTCAAAGTGcatttctaaaaaagaaatgtgacaaaaataaaaagaccATGTGTAATGAACAACAAAATGTTAGGTCCCGCAGAAAAAATAATGCAGAGTTCACGACTCATCTGAAGAGTTTTCCGTACACTAACAGTAAGACATATGATCTGAATCTCACGAAAGCAGCCCCTTGGAAACGGTCAAAAGAcattgatgaaaataaaacgaattctTTAGAATACAGTTCGTTTATAGATTCGGACGATGCCgcaacaaaagaaataaattacgcgGAAAAAGTCTATACAGTTTCAGATAATGCTGAGCCGTTGGAAACATCGATTGGATCAGACTatgaacattttaataaacatctTCATCAGTTTAAGGATACAACACCAGCCTCTCAAGAAAGTCATACCGATGATATTTCTCAATTATATGAACATTTCGAGTCTAGTCACGAATCTCAACATGAAGAGAACAAATTGTGCAGTGGTGACGAGAACATTAGTAGCTTTTCATCACAAAGTTACTCATGCCACTCTATGGATAAAGACACTGAAACCTCTCATACTGAGTGTCATAGGAAGCTAGGGTCGATTAatcaaaaaacatttaatcgtTTAATGCGGATGGATCATGACGACGTGGACCTGATTAAGTATCATACCATCCACAAGGATGGAAATTCGTATTCAAGTGAAGACACCAATGAATTATGGATGTATTTACCAGAAGATCATTATGAAGAGACAGTGTATTCAAATTCTCATTCGCCCTATTctcacaataaaaaaataatttccccCAAAAATGCTCCTACAAGACGTAGTTTGAAATCTCATAATCATAGTTTTTTTGGCAAAGGTTCAAGGAACCGTATACAAGATTAA